CGGCCGACGGCCGCGACGACTCCCGCGGCTACGGCTTCATCGACCCGGCCGCCGCCATCAAGAAGGCCGCCGGCATGAGGCCGGAGGACCTGAAGGCGGCGTCGTACGGCGAGGAGTACTTCGGCGCGGGCCCCGACGCGGCGTCCTCGGACGACGACGCGACGGGCTGGACCGCGTGGCTGGCGGGCACCGCCGGCGGACTCCTGCTGGTGTCGGCGGTCGTCGTGTGGCGGGGCCGCCGAGGCCGCTTCGGCCGCTAGTCGTCGGGTCCGCTGGTCGCCGGGTGCGCTACGAGGCGGCCGGTGTCATGGCGCCCGGGGCGGTGGACGCGCCCCCAGCGGTGAACACCGACACCGCCGCCCGCGTCGCCGCCTCGACCAGCGCGACGCCCTGCTGCTTGGTCGAGTTGCCGTCGGAGAGCACCGCCACCAGATAGCCCGTGCCGTCCACCGTCACCCGCCCGATGCTGTTGATGTCCCACAGCCCGGTGGCCGTGCGCGGCAGCCAGCCGTTCTTCAGCGCCCACGCGGAACCGTCGGCCACGGCCGACACCCCCCACCGCTGGTCGGCCGCGACCTGCCCCATCAGCCCGGTGAGATACGCCCGCGAGGCCGCGTTCAGCTCCGAGTCCGCCGCCCCGAACACCTGCCGCAGCAGAGCGAGTTGATCGGCGGCGGTGGTCTGGGTCAGCCCCCAGTACATGTCGTTGCCGCCGGCGGTGTCCGTGAGCCCGAGGCGTCCGTTCGCCGAGTCGAGCCCCTCCGCCCGCCCGATCGTCCGCCACAGCGCCGAGGCGGCGGTGTTGTCGCTGTACTCGATCATGTCGATGGCGTACGACCGCTCTGCCGCCGTGAGCTCACGCCCCGCGTCCTGGGCCTGGAGCAGCAGCGCGGCCAGGATGTCGACCTTGACGATGCTGGCGGTGTCGA
The DNA window shown above is from Streptomyces chartreusis and carries:
- a CDS encoding serine hydrolase, which produces MESSRARRDRRAHPPRRRPLLHGALATVVVVCGTAAGTAYVNTAARPGVRAVSSAATSSPSASISAAAGGEASVEPVAEPTVNHDALLADAMKAVHVEDGAAVSVAVLDLNSGASATYGDGGFDTASIVKVDILAALLLQAQDAGRELTAAERSYAIDMIEYSDNTAASALWRTIGRAEGLDSANGRLGLTDTAGGNDMYWGLTQTTAADQLALLRQVFGAADSELNAASRAYLTGLMGQVAADQRWGVSAVADGSAWALKNGWLPRTATGLWDINSIGRVTVDGTGYLVAVLSDGNSTKQQGVALVEAATRAAVSVFTAGGASTAPGAMTPAAS